Proteins from a single region of Abyssalbus ytuae:
- a CDS encoding mechanosensitive ion channel family protein has product MKNLKKFITPLIILLIAVFLKDGLSYFIDVTDENIRYILKKVSSILLIISITWSLIAFLKTVKKHYLERFDMTSHNNLRARKLYTQLNILERIIIFIIIVVSAAIILMLFDEVRKIGVSIFASAGIAGIIIGFAAQKAIGTILAGFQIAISQPIRLDDVLVVEGEWGRVEEITLTYVVVRIWDQRRLILPTTYFIDKPFQNWTRTTSEILGTVYLYTDYNIDFDALREELTKLLKSNDLWDERVNNIQVTDSKEDYVEIRALMSARNSSDAWDLRVYVREHLIKFIQKNYPDSFSKTRVVFNNHPKNSENNDE; this is encoded by the coding sequence ATGAAAAACTTAAAAAAGTTTATAACTCCTCTTATAATATTATTGATAGCCGTTTTCTTAAAAGACGGTCTTTCCTATTTTATTGATGTTACCGATGAAAACATAAGATATATTTTAAAAAAAGTAAGTTCAATACTTCTTATAATAAGCATTACCTGGTCTTTAATTGCATTTTTAAAAACTGTCAAAAAACACTATCTGGAACGGTTTGATATGACCAGTCATAATAATTTAAGAGCAAGAAAATTATACACACAATTAAATATCCTGGAAAGGATTATAATATTTATCATCATCGTAGTTTCGGCAGCAATAATCTTAATGCTTTTTGACGAAGTCAGAAAAATTGGGGTGAGTATTTTTGCTTCTGCCGGAATAGCTGGTATTATCATAGGTTTTGCTGCCCAAAAGGCAATAGGAACAATATTAGCCGGATTCCAAATTGCAATCTCCCAACCTATTCGCCTAGATGATGTATTAGTAGTTGAAGGTGAATGGGGCCGGGTTGAAGAAATTACACTTACCTATGTAGTAGTAAGGATTTGGGATCAACGCCGATTAATACTTCCCACCACCTACTTTATAGACAAACCTTTTCAAAACTGGACAAGAACAACTTCGGAGATTTTAGGAACCGTTTATTTATACACTGATTACAACATTGATTTTGATGCACTTAGAGAAGAACTAACCAAATTATTAAAATCAAATGACCTATGGGATGAAAGAGTAAACAATATACAAGTAACAGATTCAAAAGAAGATTATGTAGAAATCAGGGCTCTCATGAGTGCCAGAAATTCATCAGATGCGTGGGATTTAAGAGTATATGTACGGGAACATCTTATAAAATTCATTCAAAAAAATTATCCGGACAGTTTCTCAAAAACGCGGGTAGTTTTCAATAACCACCCTAAAAATTCAGAAAATAACGATGAATAA
- the proB gene encoding glutamate 5-kinase — translation MHDQRIVIKVGTSVMTNKDNRIVRPTLIKLIEQIVELYERNIICVLVSSGSVIAGKEVLGESQIKDKAIRRQVFSSIGQPRIMRVYYNIFHDYGMKCAQVLATKRDFNPGIHRENMINCYEGLLSEGVIPIANEDDAVSVTNSMFSDNDELASLVAELINADKLILLTDTDGIFTGHPDDDNSEVIEKISIDQNVEKYIQKSEKGEAEGRGGMSSKIKIAKHSASKNIPTFIANGKQDRVILDIVEGKNVGTKITK, via the coding sequence ATGCACGATCAAAGAATAGTAATAAAAGTTGGTACTAGTGTAATGACCAACAAAGACAACAGAATTGTAAGACCCACCCTGATAAAACTCATCGAACAAATAGTAGAGTTATACGAGCGAAATATTATTTGTGTTCTTGTATCCTCAGGCTCTGTAATTGCCGGAAAAGAAGTTCTCGGTGAAAGTCAGATAAAAGATAAAGCCATACGCAGACAGGTTTTTTCCTCCATCGGGCAACCCAGAATAATGAGAGTGTACTACAATATTTTTCATGATTATGGTATGAAATGTGCCCAGGTTTTAGCCACAAAACGAGATTTTAATCCAGGAATACACCGTGAGAATATGATAAATTGTTACGAAGGTTTATTATCTGAAGGTGTTATCCCTATTGCAAATGAAGACGATGCGGTTTCTGTAACCAACTCAATGTTTTCAGACAATGACGAACTTGCAAGCCTGGTGGCCGAGTTGATTAATGCGGATAAACTTATTCTTTTAACCGATACTGACGGAATATTTACAGGGCATCCGGATGACGATAACTCTGAGGTCATTGAAAAAATATCAATAGACCAAAATGTTGAAAAATACATTCAAAAAAGTGAAAAAGGTGAAGCTGAAGGACGAGGTGGCATGTCATCTAAAATAAAAATAGCCAAACACTCTGCCTCTAAAAACATACCCACATTTATAGCCAACGGAAAGCAGGACAGAGTGATTCTTGATATTGTAGAAGGAAAAAATGTTGGAACTAAAATAACTAAATAA
- the rpsT gene encoding 30S ribosomal protein S20 gives MANHKSALKRIRRNEAVRLRNKYQHKTVRNAIKKLRSAEDKKEAETLLPTVISMIDKLAKKNIIHANKAGNLKSGLMKKVAAL, from the coding sequence ATGGCAAATCATAAGTCGGCATTAAAAAGAATCAGAAGAAATGAAGCGGTTCGTTTAAGAAACAAGTATCAGCATAAAACTGTTCGTAATGCAATTAAAAAATTGCGTTCTGCAGAAGATAAAAAGGAAGCTGAAACTTTGTTGCCTACAGTTATTTCTATGATTGATAAGTTAGCTAAGAAAAATATTATTCACGCTAACAAGGCAGGTAACCTTAAATCAGGTTTAATGAAAAAAGTAGCTGCTTTATAA
- the rho gene encoding transcription termination factor Rho, producing MFDISNLKAKKLAELQEIAQVAGIPKYKSLKKDDLIYQILDVQAASPNAVAKNGSDTSEKTEEKPKAQKPKRSRITKKTSENVKTTAKKEIQRVPKAEKVEKPIETKPPQPTKAPQPKDNSIIAKTEPEKPQEKTERKTNKEFPQKHHNQQKRNQNNNNNNTAKDKDNFDREKKNRYRDPDFEFDGIVESEGVLDIMQDGYGFLRSSDYNYLSSPDDIYVSQSQIRLFGLKTGDTVRGTVRPPKEGEKYFPLIKVSKINGLDPQVVRDRVSFEHLTPLFPQEKFKLAERQSTLSTRIVDLFSPIGKGQRGMIVSQPKTGKTMLLKDIANAISANHPEVYQIILLIDERPEEVTDMQRNVRGEVIASTFDKEAQEHVKVANIVLDKAKRLVECGHDVVILLDSITRLARAYNTVQPASGKVLSGGVDANALHKPKRFFGAARNIEGGGSLTIIATALTETGSKMDEVIFEEFKGTGNMELQLDRRIANRRLFPAIDLISSSTRRDDLLLDENSIQRMWIMRKYLADMNPVEAMEFMESRIKQTRNNEEFLLTMNQ from the coding sequence ATGTTTGATATTTCGAATTTAAAAGCAAAAAAACTTGCTGAATTACAGGAAATTGCACAGGTTGCCGGAATTCCAAAATACAAGTCTCTAAAAAAAGATGATTTAATTTATCAGATTTTAGATGTTCAGGCGGCCAGTCCAAATGCTGTTGCTAAAAATGGAAGTGATACTTCAGAAAAAACAGAAGAAAAACCAAAAGCACAAAAACCAAAAAGGTCTCGTATCACAAAAAAGACCAGTGAAAATGTGAAAACCACGGCAAAAAAAGAAATCCAGAGAGTGCCGAAAGCTGAGAAAGTTGAAAAACCGATAGAGACAAAACCTCCACAGCCCACAAAAGCTCCACAGCCAAAAGACAATAGTATTATTGCTAAAACTGAACCTGAAAAACCTCAGGAAAAAACCGAAAGAAAAACAAATAAAGAATTCCCGCAAAAGCACCATAATCAGCAAAAAAGGAATCAAAATAACAATAACAACAATACTGCAAAAGACAAGGACAATTTTGACAGGGAAAAGAAAAACCGTTATCGTGACCCCGACTTTGAATTTGACGGCATAGTTGAAAGCGAAGGTGTTTTAGACATTATGCAGGATGGATACGGTTTTTTAAGAAGCAGTGACTATAATTATCTGTCATCTCCGGATGATATTTATGTATCCCAATCTCAAATTCGCCTATTTGGTTTAAAAACAGGTGATACTGTAAGAGGTACGGTAAGGCCACCTAAAGAAGGTGAAAAATACTTTCCTCTTATAAAGGTTTCGAAAATAAACGGACTGGATCCGCAAGTTGTCAGAGATAGAGTATCGTTTGAACACTTAACACCATTATTTCCTCAGGAAAAATTTAAATTAGCAGAAAGGCAAAGCACACTATCCACCCGCATAGTTGACCTTTTTTCTCCTATTGGAAAAGGCCAGCGTGGTATGATTGTTTCCCAGCCAAAGACAGGGAAAACAATGTTGCTTAAAGATATTGCCAACGCTATTTCTGCCAACCACCCGGAAGTATATCAAATTATTTTACTAATTGACGAACGTCCGGAAGAGGTAACCGATATGCAACGAAATGTTAGAGGCGAGGTAATTGCATCTACTTTTGATAAAGAAGCCCAGGAACATGTAAAAGTGGCCAATATTGTACTTGATAAAGCCAAAAGGCTTGTAGAGTGCGGACATGATGTAGTAATCCTTCTGGATTCAATTACCCGTCTTGCCAGAGCCTACAACACTGTTCAACCGGCTTCCGGTAAAGTGTTAAGTGGTGGTGTTGATGCTAATGCCCTTCATAAACCAAAACGTTTCTTCGGAGCTGCCCGCAATATAGAAGGAGGAGGATCTCTTACTATTATAGCGACGGCTTTAACAGAAACAGGCTCTAAAATGGATGAGGTTATTTTTGAAGAATTTAAAGGTACAGGTAACATGGAGCTTCAGTTAGACAGACGTATTGCAAACAGAAGATTATTCCCCGCTATTGACCTTATTTCTTCATCAACAAGAAGGGACGACCTACTATTGGATGAAAATTCAATTCAACGTATGTGGATAATGAGAAAATACCTTGCCGATATGAACCCTGTTGAAGCCATGGAGTTTATGGAGTCAAGAATTAAACAAACAAGAAACAACGAGGAATTTTTACTGACCATGAATCAGTAA
- a CDS encoding metallophosphoesterase family protein, with product MTKILLLSDTHGYIDNQILKYIAQADEVWHAGDIGDIKVTDTIKMYKPLRGVFGNIDDNTIRLEFPENNRFFCENVEVLITHIGGYPGKYNPVIRKELQENPPKLFICGHSHILKVMWDKKNNLLHMNPGAAGKHGFHQVRTMLRFTIDKEQIKDLEIIELEKRK from the coding sequence ATGACAAAAATACTTCTACTTTCAGATACTCACGGATATATTGACAACCAAATTTTAAAATATATTGCACAGGCCGATGAAGTATGGCATGCAGGTGATATTGGCGATATAAAGGTTACTGACACTATAAAAATGTATAAACCCCTGCGTGGGGTTTTCGGAAATATTGATGACAATACAATAAGATTGGAATTTCCGGAAAACAACCGTTTTTTTTGTGAAAATGTAGAAGTTTTGATAACTCATATCGGAGGATATCCGGGAAAATATAATCCGGTCATCAGAAAAGAATTGCAGGAAAATCCCCCAAAATTATTTATATGCGGACATTCTCATATTTTAAAAGTTATGTGGGACAAAAAAAATAATCTCCTTCACATGAATCCCGGTGCCGCAGGAAAACATGGCTTTCACCAGGTTCGTACCATGCTACGCTTTACTATAGACAAAGAACAGATAAAAGATTTGGAAATAATAGAATTGGAAAAACGAAAATAA
- a CDS encoding glutamate-5-semialdehyde dehydrogenase translates to MKLLNTEIKNKVLQSMIQILDRDKHKIIEANKKDLNSFNKEDQAMYDRLVVNEKKVNGMIQSVREVMIQEDPVGKNISSQTLENGLKIINKTAPFGTIMIIYESRPDVTIEAAVLAFKANNKILLKGGKEAINSNKILEACWHEALQDNGLGKEWIQLLNMNRAETQEFLKNPTEKLDLIVPRGGDKLIAFVKEHAQCAVLISGRGNNFLYVDKDAHWENSLKVILNAKTHKISACNALDKILVDVNLPDYKNRLKELASLLEKNKVTILVDDATSKTLSQYNLIENESVWYEEFLAMKCCIGSVDGIQNAIEQINKYSGGHSATIMTQNNNSAVEFMEQVDSAAVYQNASTRFTDGGQMGVGAELAISTDKLHHRGPLGLKQLVTNKYYIFGNGQVRN, encoded by the coding sequence ATGAAATTATTAAATACAGAAATAAAGAATAAAGTACTGCAATCTATGATTCAAATACTGGATCGGGATAAACATAAAATTATTGAAGCAAATAAAAAAGACCTCAATTCTTTTAATAAAGAAGATCAGGCTATGTACGACCGTCTTGTTGTTAATGAAAAAAAGGTAAACGGTATGATACAATCAGTAAGGGAGGTAATGATACAAGAGGATCCGGTTGGTAAAAATATTTCTTCCCAAACCCTTGAAAACGGCTTGAAAATTATTAATAAAACTGCACCTTTTGGCACCATAATGATAATATACGAATCACGACCTGATGTAACTATAGAAGCAGCAGTTTTAGCATTTAAAGCAAATAACAAAATACTCCTCAAAGGAGGTAAAGAAGCCATAAACAGTAATAAAATTTTGGAAGCCTGCTGGCATGAGGCACTTCAGGATAACGGACTGGGTAAAGAATGGATTCAACTTTTAAACATGAACAGGGCTGAAACTCAGGAGTTCTTAAAAAATCCAACAGAAAAATTAGATCTTATTGTTCCGCGGGGAGGCGACAAACTTATCGCTTTTGTTAAAGAACATGCCCAATGTGCAGTGTTGATTAGTGGCAGGGGCAATAACTTTTTATATGTAGACAAAGATGCGCATTGGGAAAATAGTTTAAAAGTTATTTTAAATGCCAAAACCCATAAAATATCAGCCTGTAATGCCCTCGATAAAATACTGGTAGATGTTAATTTACCCGATTATAAAAACCGTTTAAAAGAATTGGCTTCTCTTTTGGAAAAAAACAAAGTAACAATATTGGTAGATGATGCCACCTCCAAAACGCTTTCCCAATATAATTTAATAGAAAACGAGTCTGTATGGTATGAAGAATTTCTTGCAATGAAATGTTGCATAGGATCAGTAGACGGGATACAAAATGCAATTGAACAAATTAATAAATATTCCGGTGGACATTCTGCAACCATAATGACGCAAAACAATAATTCGGCTGTTGAATTTATGGAACAGGTTGACAGTGCAGCTGTTTACCAAAATGCTTCTACACGTTTTACCGACGGAGGTCAAATGGGTGTGGGAGCCGAATTGGCAATAAGCACAGATAAATTACATCATAGAGGGCCATTAGGACTAAAACAACTCGTCACCAATAAATATTACATTTTTGGTAACGGCCAGGTAAGAAACTAA
- the proS gene encoding proline--tRNA ligase translates to MSKKLTKREEDYSKWYNELVVKADLADNSGVRGCMVIKPYGYAIWEKIQAELDRMFKETGHVNAYFPLFIPKSYLSKEAAHVEGFAKECAVVTHYRLKNAEDGNGIIVDPEAKLEEELIVRPTSETIIWDTYKKWIQSYRDLPILVNQWANVVRWEMRTRLFLRTAEFLWQEGHTAHATRKEAVAEAEQMMNIYAEFAENFMAVPVIKGLKTESERFAGAEETYCIEALMQDGKALQAGTSHFLGQNFAKAFDVKFTNKEGGQDYVWATSWGVSTRLMGALIMTHSDDNGLVLPPKLAPIQVVIVPIYKGDEQLETISERVQPLLKELRAKGISVKYDDRDTYKPGWKFNEYELKGVPVRLAVGQRDMENGTYEVARRDTLEKETVSAGNIVSKIESLLEDIQKNIYKKALDYRTSHITKVDSFEEFKGLLETKGGFFAAHWDGTAETEEKIKELTKATIRCIPLDFKEEKGVCMFSGKPSKGRVLFAKAY, encoded by the coding sequence ATGAGCAAGAAATTAACTAAAAGAGAAGAGGATTATTCAAAGTGGTATAATGAATTGGTTGTTAAGGCCGATTTAGCAGATAATTCGGGGGTTAGAGGGTGTATGGTTATAAAACCTTACGGCTATGCCATATGGGAAAAAATACAGGCTGAACTTGACAGAATGTTTAAAGAAACAGGACATGTTAACGCATATTTTCCGTTATTTATACCTAAATCCTATTTAAGTAAAGAAGCGGCTCATGTGGAAGGTTTTGCAAAGGAGTGTGCGGTGGTAACTCATTACAGGTTAAAAAATGCCGAGGACGGCAATGGAATTATTGTAGACCCTGAGGCAAAACTGGAAGAAGAATTAATTGTAAGACCCACTTCGGAAACCATTATCTGGGATACTTATAAAAAGTGGATACAATCCTACAGGGATCTTCCCATATTAGTTAATCAGTGGGCTAATGTGGTAAGATGGGAGATGCGAACCCGTTTGTTTTTACGTACGGCTGAGTTTTTATGGCAAGAAGGACATACGGCCCATGCCACAAGAAAAGAAGCTGTTGCCGAAGCAGAACAGATGATGAATATTTATGCTGAGTTTGCCGAAAACTTTATGGCTGTGCCTGTTATTAAAGGGCTTAAAACAGAAAGCGAACGTTTTGCAGGGGCTGAAGAAACCTATTGTATTGAAGCATTAATGCAGGATGGTAAAGCTTTGCAGGCAGGAACTTCACACTTTTTAGGACAAAATTTTGCCAAAGCATTTGATGTGAAGTTTACTAATAAAGAAGGAGGGCAGGATTATGTATGGGCCACCTCATGGGGCGTATCTACACGGTTGATGGGTGCTCTTATAATGACACACAGTGATGATAACGGATTGGTGTTGCCGCCTAAATTAGCACCTATTCAAGTAGTAATTGTGCCTATCTATAAAGGTGATGAACAGTTAGAGACAATTTCCGAAAGAGTTCAACCGCTTCTAAAAGAATTAAGGGCTAAAGGAATTTCTGTTAAATATGATGACAGGGATACTTATAAACCCGGGTGGAAGTTTAATGAATATGAATTGAAAGGTGTGCCAGTCAGGCTGGCTGTGGGACAAAGAGATATGGAAAACGGAACCTATGAAGTTGCCCGGCGGGATACTCTGGAAAAAGAAACAGTGAGTGCCGGAAATATTGTTTCAAAGATTGAAAGCTTACTGGAAGATATACAAAAGAACATATATAAAAAAGCATTAGATTACCGAACGTCACACATTACTAAAGTAGATTCTTTTGAGGAATTTAAAGGATTATTGGAGACAAAAGGTGGTTTTTTTGCAGCTCACTGGGATGGAACAGCTGAAACTGAAGAAAAAATAAAAGAATTAACGAAAGCCACAATCCGGTGTATACCTCTTGATTTTAAAGAAGAAAAAGGCGTTTGTATGTTTAGTGGTAAACCTTCAAAAGGCAGGGTATTGTTTGCAAAAGCATATTAA
- a CDS encoding S9 family peptidase, which produces MKKLYLFVLLFLVHFISLAQPSDKLELLDIFELEYVSDPQISPDGNKIVYVRNFKDIMTDKNFSNLWIVNFDGSNNRPLTSGNQNDFAPKWSNDGKKIVYKSAKDGSVQIYLKWIDTNDEARLTNIQYSPGSISWSPDDKYLAFNMFVPGESSSPIQLPSKPKGAKWNDAPKYIDKLNYRADGRGYLKNGYQQLFVLSANGGTPRQITNSKHNYSAPVWPKNSETLYFSANLKDNSEYEPLNSEIYKISIQSGKIDTLTHRFGPDTEPKISPDGKYIAYLGFDDVFEGYQITNLYVMDVNGNNPKNISGNFDRDIENIYWNEKSNGLFFQYDENGNTWIAHIDLKGNVKNLTKNVGGLSLGRPYTGGTFSITPKGKYAFTLSTPEHPADLASGQNTLSKRITNYNEDLFKYKNLGKTEEIWFNSSFDGRKVQGWVVTPPNFDSTKKYPLILEIHGGPFLNYGARFSAEIQLYAASGYVVLYVNPRGSTSYGKDFGNLIHHNYPGQDYDDLMSGVDAVISKGFIDENNLFVTGGSGGGVLSAWIVGKTNRFKAAVVAKPVINFYSFALYADFPSYFYKYWFADYPWNDFENYYKRSPISLAGNVTTPTMILTGEDDYRTPIAESEQFYTALKLRKVDAALVRIPNASHGIAANPSNLIAKVSAILSWFNKYKTEKTE; this is translated from the coding sequence ATGAAAAAACTTTATCTCTTCGTCCTTTTATTCCTTGTACATTTTATATCGTTAGCCCAACCATCAGATAAGCTGGAACTGTTAGATATTTTTGAATTGGAATATGTTTCAGATCCCCAGATTTCCCCTGATGGAAATAAAATTGTATATGTACGCAATTTTAAAGATATAATGACAGATAAAAATTTTTCTAACCTCTGGATTGTAAATTTTGACGGCTCCAACAATCGCCCTTTAACAAGTGGCAATCAAAATGATTTTGCTCCAAAATGGTCCAACGATGGTAAAAAAATAGTATACAAATCGGCCAAAGATGGTTCTGTTCAAATATACTTGAAGTGGATAGACACTAATGATGAAGCCCGACTAACAAACATTCAGTATTCACCCGGTTCCATTAGTTGGTCACCAGACGACAAGTACCTGGCTTTTAATATGTTTGTGCCTGGGGAAAGCTCATCCCCCATTCAATTACCTTCTAAACCAAAAGGAGCTAAATGGAATGATGCCCCAAAATATATTGATAAACTTAACTACCGTGCTGACGGACGTGGTTATCTTAAAAACGGGTATCAACAACTGTTTGTTCTGTCTGCTAACGGAGGGACACCCCGACAGATTACAAACAGCAAACATAATTACAGTGCTCCTGTATGGCCTAAAAACTCTGAAACTTTATATTTTTCTGCCAATCTTAAAGATAATAGTGAATATGAACCATTAAATTCCGAAATATATAAAATTAGTATTCAAAGTGGAAAAATAGATACGCTTACCCACAGATTTGGTCCTGATACAGAACCCAAAATATCTCCCGACGGTAAATATATTGCATATTTGGGCTTTGATGATGTATTTGAAGGTTATCAGATTACCAATTTATATGTGATGGATGTAAATGGAAACAATCCCAAAAATATTTCAGGCAACTTTGACCGTGACATAGAAAATATTTACTGGAACGAAAAAAGTAACGGATTGTTTTTTCAATATGACGAGAATGGCAATACCTGGATAGCTCATATAGATTTAAAAGGAAATGTCAAAAACTTAACTAAAAATGTAGGAGGGTTATCTCTTGGAAGGCCTTATACCGGCGGAACTTTTTCCATTACTCCCAAAGGAAAATATGCTTTTACACTCTCAACCCCAGAACATCCGGCAGATTTGGCTTCAGGACAAAACACCCTTTCAAAAAGGATTACCAATTACAACGAAGATCTTTTTAAATATAAAAACCTAGGCAAAACCGAAGAAATATGGTTCAACTCATCGTTTGATGGCCGGAAAGTACAGGGATGGGTAGTAACACCACCAAATTTTGACTCCACTAAAAAATACCCGCTTATCTTAGAAATCCATGGCGGCCCTTTTCTTAATTACGGAGCAAGGTTTTCAGCCGAAATTCAACTGTATGCTGCAAGTGGTTATGTTGTATTGTATGTAAACCCACGGGGGAGTACAAGTTACGGCAAAGATTTTGGCAATCTCATCCATCATAACTATCCCGGACAGGATTATGATGATTTAATGTCTGGTGTAGATGCTGTTATTAGTAAAGGATTTATTGATGAAAATAATCTTTTTGTTACCGGCGGAAGTGGTGGCGGAGTATTATCTGCATGGATTGTTGGAAAAACAAATAGATTTAAAGCCGCCGTAGTGGCTAAACCCGTAATAAATTTTTACAGTTTTGCCTTATATGCCGATTTTCCTTCATATTTCTATAAATACTGGTTTGCTGATTATCCATGGAACGATTTTGAAAATTATTACAAACGTTCTCCCATCTCACTGGCAGGAAATGTAACCACTCCCACTATGATACTTACCGGTGAAGATGATTATAGAACCCCAATAGCCGAATCGGAACAATTTTACACGGCATTAAAGCTAAGAAAAGTAGATGCAGCTCTTGTACGTATTCCTAATGCTTCCCACGGTATAGCTGCCAACCCAAGTAACCTGATTGCAAAAGTTTCAGCTATTTTAAGCTGGTTTAACAAATATAAAACTGAAAAAACAGAATAA
- the proC gene encoding pyrroline-5-carboxylate reductase → MKVLLIGAGNMGLTYARGMSASTILGGKKIMILEKSPEKIKLLKKEPDFKIFDNIKDCLPDAEIIFIAVKPYHASDLFASIKPYVNPNQVFVSVMAGVTIKSIQNGLGIKKVVRAMPNLPAMVNKGMTAYTSSKEVSDTVLLNIQTLLDTTGKSLKVKNEEFIDASTGISGSGPAYVFYFMESMMNAAIKMGFSEKESRMLVSQTFEGAVEIFNQSDISPEEWMNRVASKGGTTEAALNSMNQNKVKKYIEEAAFAAFHRAVELGKEK, encoded by the coding sequence ATGAAAGTATTACTTATTGGAGCAGGCAACATGGGTTTAACATATGCCCGAGGAATGTCTGCTTCAACAATATTAGGTGGAAAAAAAATTATGATCCTGGAAAAATCCCCGGAAAAAATCAAACTACTTAAAAAAGAACCCGATTTTAAAATTTTTGATAATATTAAAGACTGCCTCCCTGACGCAGAAATTATATTTATAGCAGTTAAACCATACCATGCTTCTGATTTATTTGCAAGTATAAAACCTTATGTAAACCCAAACCAGGTATTTGTATCTGTTATGGCCGGAGTTACCATAAAATCTATTCAAAATGGGCTTGGAATTAAAAAAGTCGTACGTGCCATGCCTAATTTACCTGCTATGGTTAATAAAGGAATGACAGCATATACATCTTCAAAAGAAGTATCAGACACTGTACTCTTAAATATACAAACACTTCTTGATACCACCGGTAAATCTCTAAAAGTAAAAAATGAAGAATTTATTGATGCATCAACCGGTATCTCAGGAAGTGGACCTGCCTATGTTTTCTACTTTATGGAAAGTATGATGAATGCCGCTATCAAAATGGGGTTTTCAGAAAAAGAATCCCGTATGTTGGTCAGCCAAACATTTGAAGGCGCAGTAGAAATATTTAATCAATCTGATATTTCTCCGGAAGAATGGATGAACAGGGTAGCCTCAAAAGGCGGTACAACTGAAGCTGCCCTGAACTCAATGAATCAAAATAAAGTAAAAAAATATATAGAAGAAGCTGCTTTTGCTGCATTCCACAGAGCAGTTGAATTAGGAAAAGAAAAATAA
- a CDS encoding DUF4293 domain-containing protein yields the protein MIQRIQSIYLLLVVVLNGVLPFWIYLWTDALGKAVYAQNDMLYSIVFMVSAVLAFITIFLFKKRKNQFVLNRLNIILNFFLLGFFVYRSLSLSGETEVSEKGIGMLLPIISIVFLVLANKAIKRDEDLVKSVDRLR from the coding sequence ATGATTCAGCGTATTCAATCTATATATTTGTTGTTGGTGGTGGTATTAAACGGAGTACTTCCATTTTGGATATATTTATGGACTGATGCCCTGGGTAAGGCTGTATATGCACAAAATGATATGTTATACTCAATTGTTTTTATGGTATCGGCAGTGCTGGCTTTTATTACTATATTTTTGTTTAAAAAAAGAAAAAACCAATTTGTTTTAAACAGGTTGAACATAATATTAAACTTTTTTTTACTAGGATTTTTCGTTTATCGGTCGCTAAGTTTATCCGGAGAAACTGAAGTTTCTGAGAAGGGTATTGGGATGCTTCTACCAATTATTTCTATCGTTTTTTTAGTGTTGGCCAATAAGGCTATCAAAAGGGACGAAGATCTTGTAAAATCTGTTGATCGGTTGCGATAA